DNA from Triticum aestivum cultivar Chinese Spring chromosome 7D, IWGSC CS RefSeq v2.1, whole genome shotgun sequence:
gtatgcatcgcccagatgcagaggccgggggtcatcctccttttctaaaaaaaaccatgACGACGACCGGGGAGTAGTTAATACCACCCACCCAAACGAGAAGCGTGGAAATTTGTGAGTGAAAAATCGAATCGGAGAGCAGGCAAAAGCAAGCAATGCAAAGCCGAAACTTCATTCGCTTTCACAGATCTCAACGCCGCCTACTATCGACAAAATTACTTAGGGTAAATCCTAGAAATTTGATCGATGAACAAAATTGGTCCCGCGTCCTGCAGGGCACACAGGCGCGGCGCGCGCGCTTAGACCGCGTCTGCCTGGCGTGGCGGCTCGACGGCGTCAGGGAACGCGAACGGCCTGGCGCTGGCGAGGAAGGACGGCATGTCGTCGCCAGCCATGATGACGACGACCTTGGGCTCCCTGTCGAGCGGCACCATCCTGCGGGCCGACGCGTCCTCGGCGGTGCTCCCCCGCCGCGACGATCCGGACAGCTTGCGGCGCGTGCAGACGAGCACGAGCAGCGCCACCACGATGAGCCCCATCATGAGCGCGAAGCCGAGGAAGAGGTACGGCATCGGC
Protein-coding regions in this window:
- the LOC123171204 gene encoding protein GLUTAMINE DUMPER 6-like yields the protein MRLIREGEALVSVAGAPAATGLGHGVHPGLWRTPMPYLFLGFALMMGLIVVALLVLVCTRRKLSGSSRRGSTAEDASARRMVPLDREPKVVVIMAGDDMPSFLASARPFAFPDAVEPPRQADAV